AGACGATGGTCCGGGTCTTGCCTGATCCCGCGCCGGCGATAACCAGGACCGGGCCGCTTACGGTGGTGGCGGCCTCGAATTGGGCCGGGTTCAAGTCGTGTTCGTAGTCGATGCGCATGATTGATCAGAGGGCTATGGTCGAGGCGGAAATGCCGAAATGTTCCAGAATGAGGCGGCCGACATCGGTCGGCGTGCGGACCTGTGCCGCGTCGGAGTCGTAGAAAAAGACGTCGTCGGCCGTGTGCATGCCCTGGCGGCCGAAATGGCCGAAGAGGCGCGTGCGGTCGAACTTGCCCTTGAGATCAAACCCCGGTTCCGGAACCAGGACCAGATCCGGGGCCAGATGGGCCTGGGGGCCGTGGTAAATGTCCGCGCCGCGCAGCACCTGGCGGATGACCCGTCGGCCTTGACAGGTCAGGGCGGTCAGGGCCTGTTCGATGTCCTGGATCAGACGTTCGGCCTCGGCCCGACTTATCTGGCCGCGGGCAAAGCGGTCCCGCGTGTGCAGATAGATGCGGCCGGGGTCAAGGGCGAAGGCCTTGGTGGACGGGGTCAGCACGCTGGCGTCCCATTCGCTGGCCGGCCGGGCGGCCATGCGCAGCAGCCCTTGCTCGCGCAGCCAGACATTGAGGTCCACCTCCTGCTCCAGGGTGGTGAAGCCATGGTCGGCCATGACCAGCAGGCGCTTGGGGCCGGGCAGGGCGTCGTAGCGCTCCAGGACCTGTCCGATGAGCCGGTCCCAGGCGGCCATGAAGTTCAGACAGTCCGCGCGCCAGGGGTGGAGCGGATCGGTCAGGGCCGGGAACAGGAAATGCCCCAGGCGGTCGGTCTCGGTCAAAATGAAAAAGAACTGGTCCCAGGCCAGGTCCGGCCAGAGCAGGTCCAGGGCCGTGGCGCGGC
The Deltaproteobacteria bacterium genome window above contains:
- a CDS encoding phosphodiesterase; translation: MHASRLIFLGLDGLPWSLARTLCAQGLLPNLNTLVASSACRAIRAELPELSPVNWTSMFTASPPGSHGVFGFTRLDPATYRLDFTDFSHVHGLTIFERLAEAGFFAKVVNMPNLAPVRPMRAMLVAGFPAQSLTGSVHPPALGGILADHDYTIEADTVRGATDPAFLLEELHRTLACRATALDLLWPDLAWDQFFFILTETDRLGHFLFPALTDPLHPWRADCLNFMAAWDRLIGQVLERYDALPGPKRLLVMADHGFTTLEQEVDLNVWLREQGLLRMAARPASEWDASVLTPSTKAFALDPGRIYLHTRDRFARGQISRAEAERLIQDIEQALTALTCQGRRVIRQVLRGADIYHGPQAHLAPDLVLVPEPGFDLKGKFDRTRLFGHFGRQGMHTADDVFFYDSDAAQVRTPTDVGRLILEHFGISASTIAL